DNA sequence from the Bradyrhizobium sp. CIAT3101 genome:
CGCTTCGACTATCAATGGCAACGTCGCTCGCGGGCAGGGGATTTTGCTGAACGAGCGATACGCCGGGCGTGTCGTTTGGAATAAGCGGAAGAACTTCAAGAATCCAAGGACAGGTAAGCAGGTTCGGCGTGATAACCCGCCAGCCGATTGGGTCCATACTGCAGCGCCGCACCTGCGCATTATCGACGACGAACTCTTCAACGCGGTTCGGGCACGGCGGCTTGATGCTGGAACGCCTGCATCACGTAAGCGCCCGAAGTCCACCCGCCTTCTGTCCGGGTTACTTCGCTGCGGTGCTTGCGGTTCTGGCATGTCGCTTATGGGCCATGATCGCTCCGGCCCGCGCATTCAATGTACGCGCCATCGGGAAAGCGGCTCCTGCAGCAACGGCACGCGCTACTACATCGAGAAAGTCGAGACGCTAGTTCTGACCGGACTAAAAACACAGATCGAAAACCCTAAGCGGATGGAAACGTACGTTGAAGCCTATCTAGCCGATAGGCGTGCGCTGTCAGCGAACGCGCGCCGCGATAAGGCGAAGATCGAGGCGCAGATTGCGGGCTGTCAGAAGGCAATCGACAACCTCATTCTAGCTGTTGAGAAGGGGCAGTTTGAACCCGAAGAGATAGCTTCCCGGTTGCAGCATCAGAGGGGGGAGAAAGCCCGGCTTCAAGAGGAGTTGACAGCCGCAGACGAAAACATTGTGTCTATCGACCTTCATCCGACTGCGGTGAGCCGCTTTAAGCGGAACTTGGAGCAAATCGCCGGAGCCGGGGATCGCATAGACCCTCAGATCGCAGCCAGCTTTCGGGAATTGGTCGAAAGCGTCGTGGTGCTGCCTAGAAAGCCCGGTGAGCCGTACTCGGTGGAGACCCGGGGCCGGCTGGCAGCATTGATTGGGGCGCCCATCGGGCGCCCTAAGGCCATTCAAACGGCCTTATCTGTGGGGGGCGGATCGCCCCGTGTAGGTAAGTCCGTTTTGTCGGCTAAATTAATGGTGCCGGCTGAGGGGATTGAACCCCCGACCTTCGGTTTACAAAACCGCTGCTCTACCGCTGAGCTAAGCCGGCCACTTGCAAGGAACCCATGCGGGTTGCCGGCTGGCGCCAGCATGTCCGCTTGTTCGCGGTCGCAATACCAGACTTGTCCGGGAAGTGCCAGAACCTGCGGTGGTGTCCGCCGGCATGAAACAGGCGGCCCGATCGGGGCCGCCTGAGCCATTTCGACTGAGTTTTTGGGGCTTATTGGCAGAGATGCTGCCGGCCGTCGTCACCCTTGAACCACGTGCCGGGCCTGCACACGATGCCGTTGCGGGCTGCATAGGCATCCCAATTGCCGTACCAGCCGGGTCCGCTGCGGTCGTAGCTCGCATAGGAATTGCTCCAGCCCTGGAACGGCGCGGCGGCGACCGCTGCTGCGGTGCCGACGGCGGCGCCCGCCACCGCCCCCGCCGTGTCGACCGGCCAGAAGCCCGATTGTCCCTGATCATTCGGGTTCACTTGCTGATGGGCCATGTGCCGGCGGCGATAGGCGCGATCGGTGGTGGGATTGCCGGGGCCGAGATTTTGGCACGCGGGATCCTGGAACAAGCCATTGCAGCGGGCCGCATTGTCGGCCGCAGTTTGCGCGAAGGCTGGTGTGGCGAGCGTGGACGCAACGATCGCGGCCAAGCCAAGTAGCTTCAGGCTCGTCATGGCATTTCCTCCATGTTGTTGAGACCTGTGCTAAGTGCAACGTGACGCTGTCGTTCCGCGTTTCCTGCCGCGTTTTCCGGCCTGCGGGGTCACATCGACGTGAACCCGCTCAGGATGTGCAGCCTGTGCCAGGCAACCTTGTCGGCGCCAGCGGCGGAACGGCCGTCTCTCCCGTTAACGCTTCACTAGCGCGCTTCGCCGCATTTGAGCAGCGCGCGATCCTTACGCGTTAGGCTTACCGGAATTTGCTCAGCTGTCCTTAACCCTCTCTACGCCGCTATCCGTTAGGTTGTGATCCGGACAACCGGGATCCTTCCATGCGCGCATACGCGCTCGCGGCCTTTCTGATCGGACTGCCCGCGACGGCCTTCGCCGGCGGCGGCTTCGATATTGTCGTGCCCGGCCGTCCCGGCGTGCCCATCATCATCAACAATATCGATGCGTCCTATAGCGTCGTCGAAGGTGTTTGGGGCCTGGGCAAGAACATCCAGGTCCAGCCCACGATCTATGGCGGGCGCTACGTGGCTGAACGGCAGCCCCCCGACGTCGGCCATTATTACCCGAGCATGGGTTTGCAGCCCGGCTATGGCCGCCTCGAAATCGAGCCGCCGGCGAACCGCAAATTGCCGAAGCCGGCCGAGAGCTATCACGAGAGCTGGGGTGCGTCGTCCGCGCCGCTGCCGCCGCAAATGGATGTGCCGGTCAACCCGCCGCCGGTGATCCTCGCGCCAGAGATCAACGACCGTCCGCGGCCTCCGCGACCACGGCCGCGTGCAGGAATGCCCGGCAAACCGCCGGGTTAAGAAACGTCAGAATCCAACAAGACGGACATCAACAGGAGAGAGTAATGCGTCAAATGATTTCGGGACTGGTCGCGGCGGCTGCCGTGATGTTTGTGGGCGTTGCGCCCGCCATGGCTTGCGGTTTCAACCCGTGCCAGCCGGTTGCTCCGGTCTATTCCGGCTGCAACACCGGTTGCGGTGGTTACGGCTATGGCTACGGCGGCTATGAGCGCCTCGCCGAGCCGACCTCGCAGTACTACTACGTCAACCAGGGCCCGACCTACACCGGTCCGGGCGCCTTCGCGCCGACCCCGACCTACCAGGAAGACGCTGTCGTCGCGCCCGCCAATTACGGCTACGGCTATGGCTATCGCGCGGCTGCCGTCGCACCGTACGCCTATCATCACCGCCCGTACTACCGTCCGTATCGCTACGGCTACGGTCCGCGCTACGGCTACCTGCCGCGCACGCATTACGGCTATGGCCCGCGCTATGGCTACGCCCATCGCTACGCGCCGTATTACGGCGGCCATCGCGTGCTGCGCCGCTATTACTGATCTCTGATCGATTGAGTTGATGAAGCGCCCGGCCTCACGGCCGGGCGTTTTCTTTAGGGCTTCATCAAGCCAAGCCGGCTCGCGCCGACATAGAGCGAGAGCACGGCGGCGTTCGACACGTTGAGGCTCTTGATCTCGCCGGGCATGTCGAGCCGTGCCACGACGCTGCAGGTCTCGCGGGTCAAACGTCGCAGCCCCGTGCCTTCGGCGCCGAGCACCAGTGCGAGTGGCTCGCGCAGTGTGATGTCCGAGAGGTCTTCGCTGCCTTCGCTGTCGAGGCCCACGGTCTGGAAGCCGATCTCGTTCAGCGTGGTCAGCGCGCGCGCAAGGTTTGGCACCGTGACCATCGGCACCAGCTCAAGCGCGCCGGAGGCGGCTTTGGCGAGCACGCCGGTCGCTTCCGGACTGTGGCGCGCGGTGGTGACGATCGCCTTCACCGCGAACGCCGCGGCCGAGCGCAGGATGGCGCCGACATTGTGGGGATCGGTGATCTGGTCGAGCACCAGCACCAGGCCTTCCTGCTTCAAATCCTCGACGTCGGGTGAGGGCAGGGGATCGGCCTCGGCCAGCAGACCCTGGTGCACCGCGTCGGGCGACAGCAGGCGGTCGATGTCCTGCGGCCGGACGATCACGGGCGCGATCCGGGTTTGGATGTTGTCGTCCGCCAGGCGCTTTGCGGCGTTCTCGGTCAATGTCAGCTTGCGGATGTTCCGCTCGGGGTTGGCGAGCGCCATGGTGACGGTGTGCCAGCCATAGAGGATGACCGGCCCGTCGGCATGCGAATCACGCTCGCGCCAGGCCGGCCGGCCGGCCGATTTCCCGGGCCTGTTGAAGGGCTTAGACCCGCTCCGGGGGCCCTTGGGGATGAATTTTCGATCCTTCATAGCCTCGCTTGTGTCACGGGTCCCGGAATATGGCAATTTGGACGCCCAAGAGGACGATTTTAGCTGTTCGCCTCGGTTGACTTTACCCCATCGCTTCGCCCATAACCGCGCCCGGTCGCGCCCCCATCCGGGCTGTCGCGGCCTTCACGTTCCATGGCCGTCTTCGGTCCGCCGGCAAGGTCCGGCCCGATTGTGCTGCCGTCGAGCGGGGGAGTGTCCCGAGTGGCAAAGGGAGCTGACTGTAAATCAGCCGCCTCATGGCTTCGCAGGTTCGAGTCCTGCCTCCCCCACCAGCCTTCGCTCGCTTCGCGAGCTACGGCTGGGCAAGCCAGTCCAGATCATGGTCATGCGAAGCTAGCGAAGGCTGCCGCGCCGTAGCCCGAAGGGCGCAGGCGGGCCGTCTCAAGTCGCCAGCATCTCCCGCACCATCGGCGCCACCTTCCGCCCGTAGAGCTCGATACTCTTCATCAGCTTCTCGTGCGGCAACGGCCCCGCCGAATATTTCAGCTGAAACCGGGCAATGCCAAGCGCCTTGGCCGTCTTGGCGATCTTGCGTGCGACAGTCTCTGGTGAACCGACATAGAGCGAGCCGTGCTCGGCTTCGCTGACGAATTCGTCGCGGCCCATCGGCGGCCAGCCGCGCTCGCGGCCGATGCGGTCGCGCATCGCCTTGTAGTCGGGCCACAGCTCTTCCCGCGCCTGTTCGTCAGTCTCGGCGACGTAGCCGGGCGAGTGCACGCCGATCGGCTGCGCGGGGCGGCCGAACTCCTTGAAGGCGCGATGATAGAGATCGACGTAGGGCGCGAAGCGTTCGGGGTCGCCGCCGATGATGGCGAGCATCAGAGGCAGGTCGTAATGCGCGGCGCGCACCACCGATTGCGGGCTGCCGCCGACCCCGATCCAGGTTTTGAGCCTGCCGTTCTCGACCGGCGGATAAACGAGCTGATCCTTGAGCGGCGGGCGCAGCTTGCCCTGCCACGTCACCGGCTTCTGCGAGAGCAGTGCAGCGAACAGATCGAGCTTTTCCTCGAACAGCTCCTCGTATTTGCGGAGGTCGAAGCCGAACAGCGGAAAGGATTCCGTGAAGGAGCCGCGGCCGAGGATCACCTCGGCGCGTCCGTTCGAAAGCGCGTCCAGCGTGGCAAAGCGCTGAAACACGCGGATCGGATCGTCGGAGCTCAGCACCGTCACGGCCGAGCCGAGATGGATGCGCTTGGTGCGCGATGCGACCGCGGCCAGCACGGTCTCGGGCGAGGAGATCGCAAAATCGGAACGGTGATGCTCACCGAGTCCGATGAAGTCTATGCCGAGCTCGTCGGCCAGCACGGCCTCGTCGACGACGTTACGGATCACCTGCGCATGCGGAATCATGGCGCCGGAGGCGTCCTTCGTCACGTCGCCAAAGGTATCCAGTCCGAATTCGAGCGGTGCGGTCATCGATCAGGTCTCTGTGGGGAGGATCGACCAGATTTAATCGACGGCAGCCGGGTCACAAGGCGGCTTTCGGAAATGCTCGGTTTCCGTTTGTGCATCCTATTTCGAGATGCGCACGACCATCTTTCCGAGCGCCGCGCGCGTTTGCATCGTCTTGAAGGCTTCGCGGAAGTCTTCGAGCGCGAAGACGCGGCCGACCGCGGGCTTCAGCTTGCCCTCGGCAAGCCAGCCGATCAGCTCCGACATCAGGCGCTTCTGCACCTCAGGCTCGCGCGTCGGAATCTGGGCGAGGTCGACGCCGAGCAGGGCGCCGCCCTTGAGCAGCGGCAGATTGAACGGCAGCGCGGGGATCGCGCCGCCGGCAAAACCGACCACGAGATGGCGTCCCCGCCAGGCAATCGAGCGAAAAGCTTGCACCGAGATGTCGCCGCCGACCGGATCGAAGATCACGTCGGCGCCGTGTCCCCCGGTCAGTTCCTTCAGCGTGTCGCGCCACCCGGTCTGCGTGTAGTCGATGTCGGCGTCGGCGCCATGCGCCCGCGCGAACTCGCGCTTCTCCGGTGTTGACGCGGCCGCGATCACACGGGCGCCGAGCAACTTGCCGATCTGCACGGCCGCGGTGCCGGTTCCACCGGCCGCGCCCAGCACCAAAAGCTGTTCGCCTGCGCAGAGCGACGCACGCGCGCTCAACGCATAGAGGGCGGTCAGGTAATTGGCACGAAACGAGGCGGCGACTTCGGCCGCGACGCCGTCCGGCAGGGGATGGAGCGCGTCGGCCTTGACGACGATCTCCTCGGCAAGCGCACCTGATCGCGTCATGCCCATCACGCGCATGCCGGGTTGATAGCCGCCCGGTGCGCCGGGAGCTTCCACGACAATGCCCGCGAATTCCGTCCCGGGGGTGAAGGGCAGGGGATCCTTGGTCTGGTAGCGCCCCTCGATCTTCAAGCCGTCGACAAAGCCGATGCCCGCCGCTTCCACCCGGATGCGCAGCTGTCCGGGCTCAATGCGCGGAGACGGGATCTCTTTGAGTTCGATCTGATCGATCGGGGCGTATTCTTCGACGACGACGGCTTTCATCTCAGACCTCTGTTGTTCCAGTCATTCTGGCAGATTCCGAGACTAGCCTCTTGCGTCTAGCGCCACATCCCCCGCATCCGCGCGCCGATGTCGACCTTCGGCCCCTGCGCGCCGGTGCGCGCCGCGCCCGCGGCGGCCTTCGGCCAGGCGGCGCGCTCGAACAGATAGACCAGCTGCTCCGGGATGAAGCGGGTGCGCGAGGCGTAGACGTGGCGGTCGCCCTTGGCTTGCTGGCCGTGGACGAAGAAGCGTTGCGGCACCACGAGATGCAGATCGTCCTTGGCCCGCGTCATCGCGACGTAAAGCAGGCGGCGCTCTTCTTCCAGCTCGGCGCTGGTGCCGGCGCCGAGGTCGGAGGGCATGCAGCCGTCGACGACGTTGAGCACGAACACCGACTTCCACTCCTGGCCCTTGGCCGAGTGGATGGTGGAGAGGATCAAATAGTCCTCGTCGCGCAAGGGCGGCCCTGATTTGTCGCTGGTCGCATCCGGCGGGTCGAGCGTGAGTTCGGTCAGGAATTTTTCACGTGAGGAATAGCCGCTGGCGATCTGCTCGAGCTGCATCAGATCGGCTCGGCGCGTCTCGGAGTCTTCGTGGATGCGATCGAGATGCGGTTCGTACCACAGACGGACGCGCTCGAGATCGACGGGCCATTCCGAGTAGCGCAGGTTTTCGACGGTGCGGACGAAAGCGGTCCAGTCATCGCCGGTGCGCGCCGGCACCGGGAGGTGCGCGAGCGCGTGCAGCGGGTCCATGCTCTCGGCCATCTGGTCGAGCACGCGCTGCGCGGTCGCGGGGCCGATGCCCGGCAGCAGATGCAGGATGCGAAAACCGGCGACGCGGTCGCGCGGGTTCTCGGCGAAGCGCAAGAGCGCCAGCACATCCTTGACATGCGCGGCGTCGAGGAATTTCAGCCCGCCGAACTTCACGAACGGGATGTTGCGGCGGGTCAGCTCGATTTCGAGCGGGCCGGAATGCGATGAGGTGCGGAACAGTACCGCCTGGTGCTTGAGCAGCGCGCCTTGCTCGCGATTGGCCAACACCTGCTCGACGATGTAGCGGGCCTGGTCGGCCTCGTCGTGCACGGTGACGAGTTGCGGCTTCTGCGCGGAGGAGCGGTCGGTCCAGAGGTTTTTCGTGAAGCGCTCGCGCGCAAGCCCGATGACGCCGTTGGCGGCCGCGAGCACTGCTTGCGTCGAGCGGTAGTTGCGGTCGAGCGTGATCATCTCCGCGCGCGGCGAGAAGCTTTGCGGAAAATCCAGGATGTTGCGCACGGTGGCGGCGCGGAACGAATAGATCGACTGGGCGTCGTCGCCGACGACGGTGAGCCCGCGTCCATCAGGCTTCAGCGCCAGCAGGATCGAGGATTGCAGGCGGTTGGTGTCCTGGTATTCGTCGACCAGCACGTGATCGAAGCGGCCGCCGATCTCGTCGGCGATGAGCGCGTCGCTCATCATCTGCGACCAGTACAGCAGCAGGTCGTCGTAATCGAGCACGTGCTGGGCCTGCTTGGCCTCGACATAAGCGGCGAACAGACCTTTCAGCTCGGCGGCCCAGCCCGCGCACCAGGGGTAGTGCGCCCCCAACACCTTCTCGATCTCCATCTCGGCATTGACGCAGCGCGAGTAGATCGACAGGCAGGTGCCCTTGGCCGGAAAGCGGCTCTCCGTCTTCGACAGGCCGCGCTCGTGCCGGACCAGATTCATCAGGTCGGCGGAATCCTCGCGGTCGTGGATGGTGAAGGCGGGATCGACGCCGATCCGTTCGGCATATTCGCGCAGCAGTCGCGCGCCGATGCCGTGGAAGGTGCCGGCCCATGTCAGCGCATCGCGCATGATCGCGGCGTTGTTCTCGCCCAGCACTTTTCGGGCGATGCGCTCGACCCGGCCGGCCATCTCGGCGGCGGCGCGGCGGGAAAACGTCATCAGCAGGATGCGGCGCGGATCGGCACCGGCGACGATCAGATGCGCGACGCGGTGGGCGAGCGTATTGGTCTTGCCGGAACCGGCGCCGGCAATGACGAGCAGGGGCGCGCCCACGGTCGCGCCATCGGCCACGCCATGCTCTACGGCGCGGCGCTGCTCCGCATTGAGCGTGTCCAGATAGGTCGTCACGAATCGCCCCGGTGAAAGACCGAGAGTCGGCGATCCCGGCGCGAATCGCAATGCGGCTGGACGGAACCGGAATTAGGATTTAGGGGGAAAGACGGCCCAAGGTTCCAGCCCGAAGAGCGCGCGCCCTGCATGACCGAGCTCAAGCCCGACCAGTTCGAGATGCGGCGGCTGGAATCGCTCAGCAACACCATCTTCGGTGTCGCCATGACGCTGTTGGCCTACGACCTGCCCAAAGCGGCGGTGTTCACCAGCGCGCCGGACTGGAGCGATCTCGCCCAGGCCTATTCCGGCAAGCTTTCCGGCTTTGCGCTCAGCTTCATCATCGCCGGCCTGTTCTGGATCAGTCATCACCGGCGGCTGGCACGTCAGCCCGTGGGCAGCCGCGGCATGGTGATCCTCAATCTGTTCTTCCTGCTCTCGATCGTGCTGCTGCCGGTGACCAACGGCCTCTACACCAATTACAGCATGAGCAGTGCGGTGGCCGTGCTCTACGGTCTGCACCTGACCGCCATTGCAGGCCTCAATGCGTGGCTGTGGTGGATCATTCTGGGCGGCTGGCGGCGCGAGACCATGGCGTCGCTGTTTCCGCTGCTCGTGTTCATTCCGGGCACGATCGTTGCGGCATTCGCGCCGCATGTCGCGCCCTTCCTTTGGTTCATTGCCTTCGGCGGGCTCCTGATCCGGCGCTTCTATGGGGCGCCGAGCGGCCCGAACGCGTAGGCCGCGCGCTTATTTGCTCGATGGGGTCGCGCCGAACCCATCGGCTGGCACGTAAAGCTTGACCGGTCGGATTTCGTAGACCGCACTGGGATTGACCTGGCGCAGCAATCGCGCGGCCGCGATGGCCTCCTCTTCCGTGTCGTAGTTGACGAGGTGGAAGCCCAGAAGCTGCTCCTTGGTCTCTGCGAACGGGCCGTCCAGCACGATGCCGGCGCCGGGGCCACGCAAGGTGCGGGCCTTGTGAGTGTCGTCCAGACGGGCGGCCGGCCCAAGGTGCCCGCTTGCCCTCAAGGGCGCCTGAACCTCGATGACCTTGGCGACGACCGCGGCGTCCTCCGCCGCGGACCACGACAAGATCTCGCCTTCCACATGGTAAGCCAGGATCGCGTAAAGCATCTTCACCTCGTTTGTTTTTCGGGCACGCAGCCCGAAGGACGTATGGTCGCCGCCGAGACCGACAACGGCCGACCGGAAAATATTGCGCCGCGGCGTGTGCGACGAAACGGTCCTGAAACCCGATTACCACCCGGCGGAGTGAACGCCGTCCGGAGACGGGGCGACTGATTGCCACAAGAGCAGTTAAGGCTCATCGGAGGCGGCAATGTCGGGTCAGACCATCAAGATCATCTGTGACGCACGACGGGCAGGGAAGTCCGAACCTGCCGATCTGCACGACCAGGCCGGCCATCACCGTTATTATGGCAGCTCGGCCGAGAGTGGCGGAGAGCGCATCGTCGAGAGCCGCCGCGGCAAGCGTCCGTCCGTGCTCGCCATCTTCGGCTTCTGAGCCGGGTTGTCAGGGGGCGCTCAGAACCTGCTTGACGAGTGTCTCGCGCAGCGCCGCCAACTCGCCGCTCGTCTCCATCTGCTCGATCACCTGTCCAACCTTCGGCACGAGATCGCGGTGGCGTTCGTGCAAATAGTGGAAGATGCGGATGCGTTCGAGCGGTGGGGAGAGCGGATAGATCCTTCCCTGTAGATTGAGCTTGCGAACGGCGACCAGCCCGCTGAAGAGGTCGGTGACCATCACGTCGAAACGATCGGCATCCAGCATCCTGATCATGTTCTCAAGGCTCGTGGTCGCCGTGACGTGGTCCATGCCGCGCGTCCCGGCTTCCGACGAGCCGACGCCGCGGACGATGCCGATGCTGTAGTTCCTGATCGAATTCCAGCCGTTCACGTCGAAATGGAGTTTGGTCGCGAACACTGCGGGTTCGATGTAGTTGATCGCCGGCGTCACCCGCAGCAGCGTCGGGTATTCGCGCGACAGCGTTCCGATCCGCTGGATTTCGCCATCGACCTCGCCGGCGCTCGACAGGGCCAGCGCCCGCTTGCCGGGGACATCCTCGAATTCGAGCTTGATGTTCAGCTTGGCATAGACGGCCCGCAGCATCTCGCCGCCGACATACTGATCGGGGATGTCGGCGATCCGCGCGAGCCGAATCACCGACTGCGCGGAGGACGAACCGGCTGCGAACAGCGACACGCAGACGACGACTATCCGCCACATGAGGTGCCTCTCTGGTCGGGTCATGCTACCACTGGGTTCTGGTACCCGCGCGATCTACCGGAGATGGCGCTTGCGCGGAGCAACAACACTGACCCTTCGCCCGCCATCGGGGCAACTCCCGATTTTCACCGATGTCATTCTAGCATGCGAAGTGGTAGCTTGCGCGAGGATCCCGCTGCCGGACCGCAAGATATGACCCCACCGACCTCAGATCGCTCAAGGGCCGACAGGATTGCTGCGCGCATCACGTGCTGAGGGAGATTCAAAACCGTTGAATTGTGTGAGGCTGCGACCGGCAGGCCGGAGAGGTGTCGCCATTTTCGGGGACGGGGTGCATGGGCAACGCAGGTGACAGCAATCCCGATCGCGGCCGCGCTGTTACGCCGGCGGGTGCGAAGCAGGATTTGAACGGCATCAGATCCGCGTTCACGTCCCCGATGCTCGCGGCGCTGCTGTCGCGAATCTTCAACTGGTCACGCAGCGGCATCGGACCGCGCCTGCTTGCCGCTGTGCTGCTGTTCTCCTCGATCGTGACGCTGACGCTGACCGCGCTCCAGCTCTATCTGGACTATGATCGCGAAGTCGGCGTGATCGAGACGCGGCTCGATGAGGTCGGCCGCAGCAGCACGGCGAGCCTCGGCGAGAGCCTGTGGAATCTCGACCAGAACCAGCTCAAGCTCCAGCTCGACGGCATCCTGCGGCTGCCCAGTATCCGCGCCGCCGAGGTCCGTGAGGTTGCCGATCGCCCCAATCCCATCCGTGTCGCCGTCGGCGAGCGAGGCAGCAGCTCGGTCGTGACGCGCGACTATCCCCTGACCACCACCGTGCAGGGGACTGCGCGTCCCATCGGCGTGCTCCATGTCGAGGCGACGCTGAGTGATGTCTATCAGCAATTGCTGAACCGGGCTCTCGTCATCCTGGCAAGCCAGGCGGCGAAGACGTTCCTCGTCTCGCTGTTCATCATCTACATGGTTCATCTTCTGGTGACGCGGCATCTGGTCGCCATCGCCGACTTCGTCAGCAAGTACAGCCTGGCGCGGCCGCCGCCGCCGTTGCATCTGGAGCGACGGCCTCCTTACGATCCCGATGAGCTGGACAAGGTGATCGATGCGTTCAACACCATGTGCGCCAACCTCGGCCGTGCCTACGGCGAGCTGCGCGAGGCCAATGCGAATCTCGAACGTGATCTGAAGATCCGCCGGCGCGCCGAAGAGGATGCGCGCGCGAGCGAGCAGCGCTTTCGCGACTATGCGGAGACCGCATCCGACTGGTTCTGGGAAACCGGGCCGGATCACGTGTTCACCTACATATCGGACCGGGCCGGCGCCTTCGGCATGGATCGCGAGGCCCTGATCGGCAAGCGTCGTCCCGATGCGGCCTTCGA
Encoded proteins:
- the rlmB gene encoding 23S rRNA (guanosine(2251)-2'-O)-methyltransferase RlmB, encoding MKDRKFIPKGPRSGSKPFNRPGKSAGRPAWRERDSHADGPVILYGWHTVTMALANPERNIRKLTLTENAAKRLADDNIQTRIAPVIVRPQDIDRLLSPDAVHQGLLAEADPLPSPDVEDLKQEGLVLVLDQITDPHNVGAILRSAAAFAVKAIVTTARHSPEATGVLAKAASGALELVPMVTVPNLARALTTLNEIGFQTVGLDSEGSEDLSDITLREPLALVLGAEGTGLRRLTRETCSVVARLDMPGEIKSLNVSNAAVLSLYVGASRLGLMKP
- a CDS encoding LLM class flavin-dependent oxidoreductase, yielding MTAPLEFGLDTFGDVTKDASGAMIPHAQVIRNVVDEAVLADELGIDFIGLGEHHRSDFAISSPETVLAAVASRTKRIHLGSAVTVLSSDDPIRVFQRFATLDALSNGRAEVILGRGSFTESFPLFGFDLRKYEELFEEKLDLFAALLSQKPVTWQGKLRPPLKDQLVYPPVENGRLKTWIGVGGSPQSVVRAAHYDLPLMLAIIGGDPERFAPYVDLYHRAFKEFGRPAQPIGVHSPGYVAETDEQAREELWPDYKAMRDRIGRERGWPPMGRDEFVSEAEHGSLYVGSPETVARKIAKTAKALGIARFQLKYSAGPLPHEKLMKSIELYGRKVAPMVREMLAT
- a CDS encoding NADPH:quinone oxidoreductase family protein; the protein is MKAVVVEEYAPIDQIELKEIPSPRIEPGQLRIRVEAAGIGFVDGLKIEGRYQTKDPLPFTPGTEFAGIVVEAPGAPGGYQPGMRVMGMTRSGALAEEIVVKADALHPLPDGVAAEVAASFRANYLTALYALSARASLCAGEQLLVLGAAGGTGTAAVQIGKLLGARVIAAASTPEKREFARAHGADADIDYTQTGWRDTLKELTGGHGADVIFDPVGGDISVQAFRSIAWRGRHLVVGFAGGAIPALPFNLPLLKGGALLGVDLAQIPTREPEVQKRLMSELIGWLAEGKLKPAVGRVFALEDFREAFKTMQTRAALGKMVVRISK
- a CDS encoding ATP-dependent helicase; protein product: MTTYLDTLNAEQRRAVEHGVADGATVGAPLLVIAGAGSGKTNTLAHRVAHLIVAGADPRRILLMTFSRRAAAEMAGRVERIARKVLGENNAAIMRDALTWAGTFHGIGARLLREYAERIGVDPAFTIHDREDSADLMNLVRHERGLSKTESRFPAKGTCLSIYSRCVNAEMEIEKVLGAHYPWCAGWAAELKGLFAAYVEAKQAQHVLDYDDLLLYWSQMMSDALIADEIGGRFDHVLVDEYQDTNRLQSSILLALKPDGRGLTVVGDDAQSIYSFRAATVRNILDFPQSFSPRAEMITLDRNYRSTQAVLAAANGVIGLARERFTKNLWTDRSSAQKPQLVTVHDEADQARYIVEQVLANREQGALLKHQAVLFRTSSHSGPLEIELTRRNIPFVKFGGLKFLDAAHVKDVLALLRFAENPRDRVAGFRILHLLPGIGPATAQRVLDQMAESMDPLHALAHLPVPARTGDDWTAFVRTVENLRYSEWPVDLERVRLWYEPHLDRIHEDSETRRADLMQLEQIASGYSSREKFLTELTLDPPDATSDKSGPPLRDEDYLILSTIHSAKGQEWKSVFVLNVVDGCMPSDLGAGTSAELEEERRLLYVAMTRAKDDLHLVVPQRFFVHGQQAKGDRHVYASRTRFIPEQLVYLFERAAWPKAAAGAARTGAQGPKVDIGARMRGMWR
- a CDS encoding TMEM175 family protein produces the protein MTELKPDQFEMRRLESLSNTIFGVAMTLLAYDLPKAAVFTSAPDWSDLAQAYSGKLSGFALSFIIAGLFWISHHRRLARQPVGSRGMVILNLFFLLSIVLLPVTNGLYTNYSMSSAVAVLYGLHLTAIAGLNAWLWWIILGGWRRETMASLFPLLVFIPGTIVAAFAPHVAPFLWFIAFGGLLIRRFYGAPSGPNA
- a CDS encoding YciI family protein, producing the protein MLYAILAYHVEGEILSWSAAEDAAVVAKVIEVQAPLRASGHLGPAARLDDTHKARTLRGPGAGIVLDGPFAETKEQLLGFHLVNYDTEEEAIAAARLLRQVNPSAVYEIRPVKLYVPADGFGATPSSK
- a CDS encoding transporter substrate-binding domain-containing protein, translated to MWRIVVVCVSLFAAGSSSAQSVIRLARIADIPDQYVGGEMLRAVYAKLNIKLEFEDVPGKRALALSSAGEVDGEIQRIGTLSREYPTLLRVTPAINYIEPAVFATKLHFDVNGWNSIRNYSIGIVRGVGSSEAGTRGMDHVTATTSLENMIRMLDADRFDVMVTDLFSGLVAVRKLNLQGRIYPLSPPLERIRIFHYLHERHRDLVPKVGQVIEQMETSGELAALRETLVKQVLSAP